A section of the Candidatus Bathyarchaeota archaeon genome encodes:
- a CDS encoding DUF211 domain-containing protein, whose translation MDEPKIKELVLDVLKLHRPPLPDFASFLAELKGIEIVEVSLVEMDEKTETIGVFLQGEDIDYSILEEHMGKQGASIHSVDKVTVEA comes from the coding sequence TTGGACGAACCCAAGATCAAAGAGTTGGTTCTCGATGTATTGAAACTTCATAGACCCCCTCTCCCGGATTTCGCATCGTTCCTAGCGGAACTCAAAGGGATTGAAATAGTAGAGGTTAGTCTAGTGGAGATGGACGAGAAAACAGAGACTATAGGAGTGTTCCTCCAAGGCGAAGACATCGACTACAGCATTCTCGAAGAGCACATGGGGAAACAGGGCGCCTCTATCCACAGTGTCGACAAGGTCACGGTAGAAGCATAG
- the speB gene encoding agmatinase — translation MTLKSLLGQVLQSFLDTTKPLEEAVYSIFGAPLDATTSHRSGTRFAPDAIRRASLALESYSLRSGLDAKNIAIADIGNVLDLESVDDLGKIEETIRIIGADKIPVMIGGEHTISLASMRALKPDLVVSFDAHMDLRDNLFGEIISHSTFMRRAIEEIDLELVLVGSRAVSREEIEFVRSESRINVISGLDLPKRNLKAWTRDLMDWSSMASSIYITIDMDVVNPASAPAVGNPAPEGIEVSMLLDILQACMGAKVVGFDLTEVSPYYDSGMTAIQAAYIILECMYLHANTTL, via the coding sequence ATGACCTTGAAGAGCCTTTTAGGACAAGTGTTACAGTCTTTCCTCGACACCACTAAGCCCCTCGAGGAGGCCGTGTATTCAATATTCGGAGCTCCTCTAGACGCGACTACATCCCATCGTTCAGGCACCCGATTTGCCCCAGACGCTATAAGGAGGGCGAGCCTCGCCCTAGAGTCATACAGCCTACGGTCAGGTCTAGATGCGAAGAATATCGCCATAGCGGATATCGGTAACGTTCTCGACTTAGAGTCGGTGGACGACCTGGGTAAGATCGAGGAAACTATTCGAATAATCGGCGCCGACAAGATTCCTGTGATGATAGGCGGGGAGCACACCATCTCCCTTGCCTCCATGAGGGCCTTAAAACCCGACTTGGTCGTTTCCTTCGACGCCCACATGGACCTCAGAGACAATCTCTTCGGCGAGATAATATCCCACAGCACATTTATGCGGAGGGCTATTGAGGAGATCGACTTAGAGCTTGTTCTCGTGGGGAGCAGGGCAGTGTCCCGAGAGGAGATAGAGTTTGTCAGATCTGAGTCCCGGATCAATGTGATTTCGGGCCTAGACTTGCCAAAAAGGAACCTGAAGGCGTGGACTAGAGACCTCATGGATTGGAGCTCAATGGCCTCCTCAATTTACATCACTATCGATATGGATGTGGTGAATCCAGCCTCCGCCCCTGCGGTCGGGAACCCAGCCCCTGAGGGCATCGAGGTTTCCATGCTCCTGGACATCCTCCAAGCGTGCATGGGAGCCAAGGTCGTGGGATTTGATCTCACAGAGGTCTCCCCCTATTACGACTCTGGGATGACAGCTATCCAAGCGGCATATATCATTCTTGAGTGCATGTATCTCCATGCGAACACCACCTTATGA